A window of Lodderomyces beijingensis strain CBS 14171 genome assembly, chromosome: 1 contains these coding sequences:
- a CDS encoding 60S ribosomal protein eL37, with protein sequence MGKGTPSLGKRHNKSHTLCNRCGRRSFHVQKKTCSSCGYPAAKMRSHNWALKAKRRRTTGTGRMAYLKHVARRFKNNFQTGVAKPQTPTEA encoded by the exons ATGGGTA AAGGTACACCATCATTGGGTAAAAGACACAACAAATCTCACACTTTATGTAACAGATGTGGCCGTCGTTCATTCCACGTGCAAAAGAAGACATGTTCATCATGCGGTTACCCAGCTGCTAAAATGAGATCACACAACTGGGCTTTGAAGgcaaagagaagaagaactaCTGGTACTGGTAGAATGGCCTACTTGAAACACGTAGCCAGAAgattcaagaacaacttcCAAACTGGTGTTGCTAAGCCACAAACTCCAACTGAAGCTTAA